Proteins from a single region of Megachile rotundata isolate GNS110a chromosome 7, iyMegRotu1, whole genome shotgun sequence:
- the LOC143264785 gene encoding uncharacterized protein LOC143264785: protein MADESNKTSASSIEDLFRRFIETVASISSTASVKPESLVEAVPEFSGSDIGEDATKWCNLVETITEKLPAAQRLSLATHALAGQAKKWYREWEGNPRTWQKFREDLCSVFVTEDRLCERLTRAVTYTSDSAATYTEYARNKLKYYGQTQIAFKPCELISLVIGNVMDASVRQSLMNARYTTTADLLSGIGHFVKVPKKDVEREPGRDRVQERGEQVRDYKRRSSDRVMSGRPRDIPWKRCFRCDEVGHFERECPKKRKTTFDKPEQPADNQPAKKPISCDFCLKKGHEESQCWVKRRTKQNV, encoded by the coding sequence ATGGCTGACGAGTCTAATAAAACTTCCGCGTCTTCCATCGAAGATTTATTCCGCCGGTTTATAGAAACGGTCGCGAGTATTTCGTCTACTGCGTCTGTGAAACCGGAGTCTTTAGTAGAAGCAGTGCCGGAATTTAGTGGTTCGGATATTGGCGAGGACGCTACAAAGTGGTGTAATCTGGTGGAAACGATTACAGAAAAACTTCCGGCTGCTCAGCGATTAAGTCTTGCCACCCATGCTTTGGCTGGTCAAGCAAAAAAGTGGTACCGTGAGTGGGAAGGTAATCCGCGAACTTGGCAAAAATTTCGCGAGGACCTTTGTTCTGTGTTCGTGACGGAAGACCGCTTGTGTGAACGGTTAACCCGCGCAGTGACTTATACAAGCGATTCAGCTGCCACGTACACCGAGTATGcgcgtaataaattaaaatattacggACAAACGCAAATAGCTTTTAAGCCATGCGAATTAATAAGTTTGGTGATCGGGAATGTTATGGACGCAAGTGTGCGACAATCTTTGATGAATGCCCGGTATACTACCACGGCTGATTTACTTAGTGGCATAGGACATTTTGTGAAAGTGCCGAAAAAGGACGTTGAACGCGAGCCCGGTCGTGACCGAGTTCAGGAGCGCGGGGAACAAGTGCGCGATTACAAGAGACGGTCAAGCGATCGTGTAATGTCAGGCCGACCACGAGATATTCCATGGAAACGGTGCTTTAGGTGCGACGAAGTAGGGCATTTTGAGAGAGAATGCCCAAAGAAGCGTAAAACAACGTTTGACAAGCCGGAACAACCAGCAGACAACCAGCCTGCAAAGAAGCCAATTAGTTGTGATTTTTGTCTAAAAAAGGGACATGAGGAATCACAATGTTGGGTCAAACGGCGAACAAAACAAAATGTTTAA